Proteins encoded by one window of Cloeon dipterum chromosome 4, ieCloDipt1.1, whole genome shotgun sequence:
- the LOC135942865 gene encoding stromal membrane-associated protein 1 isoform X2 produces the protein MSTLISKAEKEKQKLIQDKCQSILNDLLKDEDNKYCEDCDAKGPRWASWNLGIFLCIRCAGIHRNLGVHISKVRSVNLDTWTPEQVVSLQQMGNSRARAVYEANLPDNFRRPQHDSSLESFIRAKYEQKKYIAKEWVPPPLPKVNWDKEIEESRKKRDKRSVTSAPKVAALPTLDVSRSPKPIRAPTEQKSDLPAAASVSVPNTTAKTSASVDLLGLDAPSSEGNDIFSSFLSAPPISSVASSVAEGPADVGKRTEEEDSFFNQSTVDKKPLTKDSIMALYAQSAPAVQQPQFPGMMPGFQMPPQQPQFGPMMGQMNPRFGNNPFFNPAMAPAGFQQQVRPQQSNQQDLFDFSSQQPPLSQQMGQLNLGNPQQQPQPAINMGPFGSAAGGATLSTNLWQ, from the exons ATGAGTACATTAATCTCCAAGGCTGAGAAGGAAAAGCAAAAGCTGATCCAGGACAAGTGTCAGTCGATTTTAAACGACCTACTCAAAGATGAGGACAATAAATATTGCGAGGACTGCGATGCGAAAG GTCCCCGCTGGGCATCCTGGAATCTGGGGATTTTCCTCTGTATACGATGTGCCGGGATACACCGCAATTTGGGAGTGCATATCAGTAAAGTGAGATCTGTGAACCTAGACACTTGGACACCAGAACAAGTTGTG AGTCTGCAGCAAATGGGCAACAGCCGGGCGAGGGCCGTTTACGAAGCCAACCTGCCCGACAACTTCAGAAGGCCCCAGCACGACTCGTCGCTGGAGTCGTTTATCAGGGCAAAGTACGAGCAGAAAAAGTACATCGCGAAGGAAtgggtgccgccgccgctgcccaAAGTCAACTGGGACAAAGAGATAGAGGAGAGTCGCAAAAAGAGGGACAAGAGGAGTGTGACTTCTGCGCCAAAGGTCGCGGCCCTGCCCACCCTGGATGTGTCCAGGAGCCCCAAGCCCATCCGTGCCCCTACCGAACAAAAATCTGATCTGCCAGCCGCGGCGTCAGTTTCTGTCCCGAACACAACCGCAAAGACCTCAGCATCAGTAGATCTCCTTGGCCTTG ACGCGCCATCGTCAGAGGGCAACGACATCTTCTCCAGCTTCCTGAGCGCGCCTCCAATCTCGAGCGTCGCGTCCTCAGTCGCCGAGGGTCCTGCGGATGTTGGCAAGAGGACAGAGGAGGAGGACAGCTTCTTCAACCAATCCACAGTTGACAAGAAGCCGCTGACCAAAGATTCCATTATGGCCTTGTACGCTCAGAGCGCCCCGGCTGTGCAACAACCTCAGTTTCCTGGAATga TGCCAGGATTCCAGATGCCTCCTCAGCAGCCGCAGTTCGGTCCTATGATGGGTCAGATGAATCCTAGATTCGGCAACAACCCCTTCTTCAACCCCGCGATGGCCCCCGCGGGATTCCAGCAACAG GTTCGGCCGCAGCAATCCAATCAACAAGacctttttgatttttcatcgcagcag CCGCCGCTGTCGCAGCAGATGGGCCAGCTGAACCTAGGCAATcctcagcagcagccgcagccggCGATTAACATGGGCCCCTTCGGATCGGCGGCAGGTGGTGCGACTTTGTCCACAAACTTGTGGCAGTGA
- the LOC135942865 gene encoding stromal membrane-associated protein 1 isoform X3, protein MSTLISKAEKEKQKLIQDKCQSILNDLLKDEDNKYCEDCDAKGPRWASWNLGIFLCIRCAGIHRNLGVHISKVRSVNLDTWTPEQVVSLQQMGNSRARAVYEANLPDNFRRPQHDSSLESFIRAKYEQKKYIAKEWVPPPLPKVNWDKEIEESRKKRDKRSVTSAPKVAALPTLDVSRSPKPIRAPTEQKSDLPAAASVSVPNTTAKTSASVDLLGLDAPSSEGNDIFSSFLSAPPISSVASSVAEGPADVGKRTEEEDSFFNQSTVDKKPLTKDSIMALYAQSAPAVQQPQFPGMMPGFQMPPQQPQFGPMMGQMNPRFGNNPFFNPAMAPAGFQQQPPLSQQMGQLNLGNPQQQPQPAINMGPFGSAAGGATLSTNLWQ, encoded by the exons ATGAGTACATTAATCTCCAAGGCTGAGAAGGAAAAGCAAAAGCTGATCCAGGACAAGTGTCAGTCGATTTTAAACGACCTACTCAAAGATGAGGACAATAAATATTGCGAGGACTGCGATGCGAAAG GTCCCCGCTGGGCATCCTGGAATCTGGGGATTTTCCTCTGTATACGATGTGCCGGGATACACCGCAATTTGGGAGTGCATATCAGTAAAGTGAGATCTGTGAACCTAGACACTTGGACACCAGAACAAGTTGTG AGTCTGCAGCAAATGGGCAACAGCCGGGCGAGGGCCGTTTACGAAGCCAACCTGCCCGACAACTTCAGAAGGCCCCAGCACGACTCGTCGCTGGAGTCGTTTATCAGGGCAAAGTACGAGCAGAAAAAGTACATCGCGAAGGAAtgggtgccgccgccgctgcccaAAGTCAACTGGGACAAAGAGATAGAGGAGAGTCGCAAAAAGAGGGACAAGAGGAGTGTGACTTCTGCGCCAAAGGTCGCGGCCCTGCCCACCCTGGATGTGTCCAGGAGCCCCAAGCCCATCCGTGCCCCTACCGAACAAAAATCTGATCTGCCAGCCGCGGCGTCAGTTTCTGTCCCGAACACAACCGCAAAGACCTCAGCATCAGTAGATCTCCTTGGCCTTG ACGCGCCATCGTCAGAGGGCAACGACATCTTCTCCAGCTTCCTGAGCGCGCCTCCAATCTCGAGCGTCGCGTCCTCAGTCGCCGAGGGTCCTGCGGATGTTGGCAAGAGGACAGAGGAGGAGGACAGCTTCTTCAACCAATCCACAGTTGACAAGAAGCCGCTGACCAAAGATTCCATTATGGCCTTGTACGCTCAGAGCGCCCCGGCTGTGCAACAACCTCAGTTTCCTGGAATga TGCCAGGATTCCAGATGCCTCCTCAGCAGCCGCAGTTCGGTCCTATGATGGGTCAGATGAATCCTAGATTCGGCAACAACCCCTTCTTCAACCCCGCGATGGCCCCCGCGGGATTCCAGCAACAG CCGCCGCTGTCGCAGCAGATGGGCCAGCTGAACCTAGGCAATcctcagcagcagccgcagccggCGATTAACATGGGCCCCTTCGGATCGGCGGCAGGTGGTGCGACTTTGTCCACAAACTTGTGGCAGTGA
- the E(z) gene encoding histone-lysine N-methyltransferase E(z) has translation MEKDTKNRKSIDDKNKVSIEWKKKVKSEYMRLRQIKRHKRADEIKVAWNENRKRMAETLQEEEKHWQERKVLWHCSSEPPLHHSVMKKAEITTSDGEPQSKPIRMINAVTPIPTMYTWAPIQQNFMVEDETVLHNIPYMGDEILEQDGAFIEELIKNYDGKVHGDESSGFIDDELFVELVDALLAAPVEDPKKDPKSKTEKAPDPFIGIFQAISAVFPDKGSPEELKDKYFELTDRSHLSTLPPECTPNIDGPKAQSVPREQTMHSFHTLFCRRCFKYDCFLHRLQASHPGPSSQKRKGPDLKPFAEPCGTSCYMNLDGMKEKLVAEKANEEAEEKEKNEKEKEKEKEKQEQEKAANGEEKDDKMKPSKVRKHGSLDSGNEASSEDSNDSMKTKELKRCNSKTEAGKEQPSSNSSCFSLIGSVAPEDHIEWTGADQSLFRALQKVFLNNFCAIAQTMITKTCLQVYEFAQKEAADIPSEESLKDHTPPRKKKKKHRLWSMHCRKIQLKKDSSSNHVYNFVPCDHPNQPCDQNCPCVGAQNFCEKFCQCSSDCQNRFPGCRCKAQCNTKQCPCYLAVRECDPDLCQMCGADQFDTTKITCRNVSVQRGQHKHLLMAPSDVAGWGIFLKESAQKNEFISEYCGEIISQDEADRRGKVYDKYMCSFLFNLNNDFVVDATRKGNKIRFANHSINPNCYAKVMMVNGDHRIGIFAKRAILPGEELFFDYRYGPTEQLKFVGIEREMEFL, from the exons ATGGAGAAGGACACCAAAAATCGG aaGTCCATCGACGATAAAAACAAAGTCAGCATAGAATGGAAGAAGAAAGTCAAGTCGGAATACATGCGTTTGCGGCAAATCAAACGTCACAAAAGAGCAGACGAGATCAAAGTCGCGTGGAATGAAAACAGAAAACGGATGGCAG AAACGCTGCAAGAGGAGGAAAAGCATTGGCAGGAGCGAAAGGTGTTGTGGCACTGCTCGAGCGAGCCGCCGCTGCACCACTCTGTGATGAAGAAGGCCGAGATCACGACGTCAGACGGCGAACCACAGTCCAAGCCGATCCGCATGATCAACGCGGTCACCCCAATTCCAACCATGTATACGTGGGCGCCAATCCAGCAGAATTTCATGGTCGAGGATGAGACAGTGCTGCACAACATTCCGTACATGGGCGACGAGATCCTCGAGCAGGACGGCGCCTTCATCGAggaattgattaaaaactaTGATGGAAAGGTGCACGGCGACGAGAGCTCCGGATTCATAGATGATGAGCTCTTTGTCGAATTGGTCGATGCTCTCCTCGCCGCGCCTGTTGAAGACCCGAAAAAGGATCCCAAGTCCAAGACAGAAAAGGCGCCAGACCCGTTCATTGGCATTTTTCAAGCTATTTCCGCCGTtttccctgacaaaggatcACCAGAGGAATTAAAAGACAA gTATTTTGAGCTAACGGACAGGAGCCACCTGTCGACGCTCCCTCCTGAGTGCACGCCGAACATCGACGGGCCAAAGGCGCAGTCGGTCCCACGAGAACAGACCATGCATTCATTCCACACATTGTTCTGCAGGAGGTGCTTCAAATATGACTGCTTCTTGCACA GGCTTCAGGCATCTCACCCAGGACCAAGCTCTCAAAAGAGGAAAGGACCAGACTTGAAGCCGTTTGCGGAGCCTTGTGGGACTAGTTGCTACATGAATTtg gacggaatgaaagaaaaattagtgGCAGAAAAGGCAAACGAAGAAGCCGAGGAGAAGGAAAAGAACGAGAAAGAAAAGGAGAAGGAAAAAGAGAAGCAGGAgcaagaaaaagcagcaaacgGCGAGGAGAAGGACGACAAAATGAAGCCAAGCAAGGTGCGCAAACACGGCTCTCTGGACTCCGGGAATGAGGCCAGCTCTGAGGACAGCAACGACAGCATGAAGACGAAGGAGCTGAAGCGGTGCAACAGCAAGACGGAGGCCGGCAAGGAGCAGCCAAGCAGCAACAGCTCGTGCTTCTCGCTGATCGGCTCGGTGGCGCCGGAGGACCACATCGAATGGACCGGCGCCGACCAGAGCCTGTTCCGCGCGCTGCAGAAGGTGTTCCTCAACAACTTCTGCGCCATCGCGCAGACCATGATCACCAAGACGTGCCTGCAAGTGTACGAGTTCGCGCAGAAGGAGGCCGCAGACATTCCGTCCGAGGAGTCGCTCAAGGACCACACGCCCCcaaggaagaagaagaagaagcaccGCCTCTGGTCCATGCACTGCCGCAAAATCCAGCTCAAGAAGGACTCAAGCTCCAACCACGTGTACAACTTTGTGCCGTGCGACCACCCCAACCAGCCGTGTGACCAGAACTGCCCCTGCGTCGGTGCACAGAACTTCTGCGAGAAGTTCTGCCAGTGCAGCTCCGact gCCAAAACCGCTTCCCCGGTTGCCGTTGCAAGGCTCAGTGCAACACAAAGCAGTGTCCTTGCTACCTTGCCGTCAGGGAATGCGACCCTGACCTGTGCCAAATGTGTGGCGCCGACCAGTTTGACACGACCAAGATCACCTGCCGCAACGTCAGTGTCCAACGAGGCCAGC ACAAACATTTGCTCATGGCTCCGTCGGACGTTGCCGGCTGGGGAATTTTCTTGAAGGAGAGCGCGCAGAAGAACGAGTTCATCTCTGAATACTGCGGCGAGATCATCTCGCAGGACGAAGCCGACCGGAGGGGCAAAGTCTACGACAAGTACATGTGCAGCTTTTTGTTCAACCTTAACAACGATTTTGTGGTGGACGCCACACGCAAGGGCAACAAAATTCGATTCGCCAACCACTCGATCAACCCCAACTGCTACGCCAAAGTGATGATGGTCAACGGCGACCACCGCATTGGCATATTCGCTAAGAGGGCCATTCTCCCTGGGGAAGAACTGTTCTTTGACTACAG ataTGGACCAACTGagcagctgaaatttgtcggGATCGAGCgtgaaatggaatttttgtAG
- the LOC135942865 gene encoding stromal membrane-associated protein 1 isoform X1, with protein MSTLISKAEKEKQKLIQDKCQSILNDLLKDEDNKYCEDCDAKGPRWASWNLGIFLCIRCAGIHRNLGVHISKVRSVNLDTWTPEQVVSLQQMGNSRARAVYEANLPDNFRRPQHDSSLESFIRAKYEQKKYIAKEWVPPPLPKVNWDKEIEESRKKRDKRSVTSAPKVAALPTLDVSRSPKPIRAPTEQKSDLPAAASVSVPNTTAKTSASVDLLGLDAPSSEGNDIFSSFLSAPPISSVASSVAEGPADVGKRTEEEDSFFNQSTVDKKPLTKDSIMALYAQSAPAVQQPQFPGMMPGFQMPPQQPQFGPMMGQMNPRFGNNPFFNPAMAPAGFQQQQVRPQQSNQQDLFDFSSQQPPLSQQMGQLNLGNPQQQPQPAINMGPFGSAAGGATLSTNLWQ; from the exons ATGAGTACATTAATCTCCAAGGCTGAGAAGGAAAAGCAAAAGCTGATCCAGGACAAGTGTCAGTCGATTTTAAACGACCTACTCAAAGATGAGGACAATAAATATTGCGAGGACTGCGATGCGAAAG GTCCCCGCTGGGCATCCTGGAATCTGGGGATTTTCCTCTGTATACGATGTGCCGGGATACACCGCAATTTGGGAGTGCATATCAGTAAAGTGAGATCTGTGAACCTAGACACTTGGACACCAGAACAAGTTGTG AGTCTGCAGCAAATGGGCAACAGCCGGGCGAGGGCCGTTTACGAAGCCAACCTGCCCGACAACTTCAGAAGGCCCCAGCACGACTCGTCGCTGGAGTCGTTTATCAGGGCAAAGTACGAGCAGAAAAAGTACATCGCGAAGGAAtgggtgccgccgccgctgcccaAAGTCAACTGGGACAAAGAGATAGAGGAGAGTCGCAAAAAGAGGGACAAGAGGAGTGTGACTTCTGCGCCAAAGGTCGCGGCCCTGCCCACCCTGGATGTGTCCAGGAGCCCCAAGCCCATCCGTGCCCCTACCGAACAAAAATCTGATCTGCCAGCCGCGGCGTCAGTTTCTGTCCCGAACACAACCGCAAAGACCTCAGCATCAGTAGATCTCCTTGGCCTTG ACGCGCCATCGTCAGAGGGCAACGACATCTTCTCCAGCTTCCTGAGCGCGCCTCCAATCTCGAGCGTCGCGTCCTCAGTCGCCGAGGGTCCTGCGGATGTTGGCAAGAGGACAGAGGAGGAGGACAGCTTCTTCAACCAATCCACAGTTGACAAGAAGCCGCTGACCAAAGATTCCATTATGGCCTTGTACGCTCAGAGCGCCCCGGCTGTGCAACAACCTCAGTTTCCTGGAATga TGCCAGGATTCCAGATGCCTCCTCAGCAGCCGCAGTTCGGTCCTATGATGGGTCAGATGAATCCTAGATTCGGCAACAACCCCTTCTTCAACCCCGCGATGGCCCCCGCGGGATTCCAGCAACAG CAGGTTCGGCCGCAGCAATCCAATCAACAAGacctttttgatttttcatcgcagcag CCGCCGCTGTCGCAGCAGATGGGCCAGCTGAACCTAGGCAATcctcagcagcagccgcagccggCGATTAACATGGGCCCCTTCGGATCGGCGGCAGGTGGTGCGACTTTGTCCACAAACTTGTGGCAGTGA
- the MrgBP gene encoding uncharacterized protein MrgBP has translation MSKNKENRDDAKEIKWDVHSNELCLMKAIIMFRPVGLIKNFKMALIVEWLASKLDKPINSESIWKHLETLYNLISLDDMEPPSEFNEEEFCLPSDFAALQQLKEQSAPVEKKAKSKVTKEALKRDQLSKEAVVIVRKEVIKTTRDSPKTQAKAVVKTPQPQAAVVETAKGAKGKAVSTPKTRDSAKKSEVAVKEKREPRELKNLGTPEVKSQPSRSKETRSSGVKPTKDESPIPTRRSLSTTVAGTKRPTRGSIASSTDSKATSPAVSTNSSRSSTPVPPPKRRRI, from the exons ATGTCCAAGAACAAGGAAAACAGGGACGACGCCAAAGAAATCAAATGGGACGTTCACAGCAACGAGCTCTGCCTGATGAAAGCAATCATTATGTTCAGGCCAGTTG GACtcatcaagaattttaaaatggcccTCATCGTGGAATGGTTGGCCTCCAAATTGGACAAACCGATCAATTCTGAGTCGATTTGGAAGCACCTGGAAACGCTTTACAATTTGATCAGtttg GATGACATGGAACCCCCTAGCGAGTTCAACGAGGAAGAATTCTGCCTGCCGAGTGATTTCGCAGCGTTGCAGCAGTTGAAAGAGCAGTCGGCACCGGTGGAAAAGAAGGCCAAAAGCAAGGTGACCAAGGAGGCGCTGAAAAGAGACCAACTGTCCAAAGAAGCAGTCGTTATCGTCAGAAAGGAAGTGATCAAAACGACGAGAGACTCTCCAAAAACGCAGGCAAAAGCCGTAGTTAAAACCCCCCAACCGCAAGCTGCAGTTGTGGAAACAGCCAAGGGCGCCAAAGGCAAGGCAGTGAGCACCCCCAAGACGAGGGATTCGGCCAAGAAATCAGAGGTGGCAGTGAAGGAGAAGCGAGAGCCGCGGGAACTGAAAAACCTTGGCACCCCCGAAGTCAAATCTCAGCCGTCGAGATCAAAGGAGACGAGGAGTAGCGGGGTTAAACCTACTAAGGATGAATCTCCCATACcaa CGAGAAGAAGTTTGTCGACAACCGTGGCGGGGACGAAGCGGCCGACTCGCGGCTCCATAGCCAGCAGCACGGATAGCAAGGCGACCAGTCCGGCCGTGTCGACCAACAGCTCTCGGTCTTCGAcgccggtgccgccgccgaaGAGGAGGAGAATATAA